CTTGCTGCCACTGGAGTGCTAAACCTCTCCCCTTTTGGCCCCACACCTCAGGCAGGTGATGTCTATTACAAAGGTCAACTCAACAGAGCTTTACTATTCTCTCCTATAGACTTAATATTACATTGAAAGTGAGTTCAGATAGTAATTAAGCTGTTTTATCTGCCTGACCTTGTCTTTCCTTTATCCCAATCCTGACTTTAGCCCCATAATCTTCAGGGTGCTGTGGGGACACAAAGATGAATGAGACAGAGCTCCTGTTTCAGAAAACTGTCTGGCTGCAAAACGAGAAATGCACATGCATCTTCATCGCGGTGTTAAGGGCATCAGCATGGCCCGGCCAAGCACTAACAGCAAGCAGAGCAGGGAGTGGAATGTCCAGGAAAAAGCTGAGGCAGCCAGGGGTGGAACCCAGGGAGTGGGGCACAGAAGGAACAGTAACCACAGCAGACATGGCTGagcaaggggggtgggagggCTATCCCAGTAAAATAGTGATTCTGTTCAGTTGAGACTCATGGCACAGACACAGATGCAGGAGAAAACAAGGACCAAAGGGAGGCTGAGGGCAGGTCCCATGGCCTGTAGTGTTAAGTTGGAATGAGATAGTCACTTTGAAGTCTTCCAAACCCCAAGCCAGAGGGCCAACCTGACAGCTAACCAAAGGCTCaatttttcagaaaacaaaatgccCCAAAATCCAAGTACATATAATTTGGATcaccttttcatttccaagaagAAAGGGCAACTCTGTGTAGGAAGATAAGTATCCAGAATTCTGAAAAACCTATCTCTATTATGAACTAAATCCCCTACATATGCACACTGGTACCATTCTGAGACCTGATGGGCCCCAAGCAACCCACCAAGAGGCCTGACCACAGGACAGCCTCTAGAAGCAATGAATTacaatgaaaaccacctgtgtctCCATTACATTGCTGCCCCACCCCAGCTGGAGGGAGAGGACTGTTTAATGCAGCTTTTGGTCCCTTTATTAGCAGCAAAGAAAAGGAGATGGGATGTTCATATGTGATCTTCCTCACAGAGATTTCCActcagttttttggggttttttttttgtttgtttggtagtactggggattgaactcagggcctcacacttgcttgcaagcacactaccacttgagctatgtctccagccctttttagtttgcctttcagataggttctcacaactAACTGTCTGGGCTGGCACGGAAACTTAATCCTCACGTCCCAGTCTCTCGAGTGGTATGAACCATAATGTCTGCCCTTGATTTCCACTTAAGTTGTAAAAGTTGGAAAAACTTCTAAGAAAACCATGACAACAACAAAGAACATAGCAAAAGCCAGAACTGAAATGCCAGCCCAAGAGTAGGCTTGCAGCCTCACAAGATGGCCAGAGGAGGAAAGGGACTGTGAGGACTGGGAACACAGAGGACATCAGACCAGGGAGAACGGTTCCATTCCACTGGCAGAGGCTCTGGTTTGCTCTCTCAGTAGATTTTCTAAGACAGGAAGTATGGAGGCCAATGTTCAGATGCAGAAGAGTCAAGCTCAGCCTAGGAGTAACCTTACCAAAGCATCAAGCCAAAGAATCAGACAGAGAGCAGGAactgagtacacaggaaggaagATACTAAGATAAAACAAATGCCTGGGAACCcttctaaaataaaatcaagtcTTCATTAGCAAGCCTGGGGTGAATCTCTGGCTTGGGCTTGATTAAAAGATGTCATTGTGTTGTCTTACCTCCCACGGGGACTGTGAACAATGACGGCACCAAAAGACCCCCAGGTGGGTTGATCTACACTGACAGTTTGATGTGAATGATGCTTCCTTGGAGCTGTTTTCCAAAACCACAGAAGGAGTATAAGCCATAACAGCCAAGAATATGCAGGTGAGATCTCAGGACCTGGATTAGAGGGCACTGGACTGGTTCTCAGCAGGCATTGTTGGGGTTAAGGAGCAGCTTGTTTCGGGTCATTGGCTGTTTTAAAATGCAGACTTGGCTCGAGTGTACTGCAGGCGTGCAATACCCGGCTGTGCAGTGTCTTTCCTGTGCTCCCTGGGGACTGGGGACAGTATTCTCCAAGGCAGGATGGGGGGCTGGGTGGTCAATGCCTTGCTTACCCTCCGTGGGtgaattgaatttggtttcaTTTACAAAGGTGGACAGGTCTGAGGGCTGTGGGAAGTCCTGTTTGTCAGCCTCCAAGTCCACTGTCATGCACGTCCACTTCTGATTGGTGACTGCCagcttttcttcatctgttgCATGGACCACCGTGGCAATCACAGGTGGTGCTTCTGGTGTTGAGGCTGGAGTGGGGTCCTGCAAGGGAAAGAGAAGACATCTCTTATTCAGTCGTGGTCAGAAACTTCACTTGCCCACAAGTCTGGAGCCCTGTTAACCAGAACCCAATCCCTGTTAAAACCCTTTGCCTGTTCTACTCAGACTCTGCTCCCAATGGCCCCTCAAGGAAATTCTTCTTTACTCTATGAACCTCCTTTTCTGATGACTAGCATCAGAGAGTGACCATGggtttataataaataaataaataaatttaattaaatcgGGATTCTGTGTTTTGGTAATCTGAGACGTTCCTCTAGCTTTATTCTTACAACTACTGTTTTGCTCATACAAGCTTCAAGTGTGCATGAAAATATCAATCCTGCCTGACAATCCTTATGCCAGTCCCTGGGAGGAGAAAGGCCGACTTACTGCCATTCCAGGGGACAGGGTGGAGTTCAGCAGGGCAGGGTGGGGCACCCAGAGACACAAGAGGCAGACCTGAGACTGGGCCTGAATCTCCTGTTCCTAGGGCTGGGGTCCTGGTGCTTCCCACAGTCGCAACCTGGCCAGGGACTGTGCTTTGCTGATTTGGATTTGGAGGGGCAGGAACGTTAGCTTGTTTTATGACACAGGAGCTGTACGGCAAACCTGCTAGAGGACAACCTTCCCCATTCTATAGGGAAGATAGAATAAATGACACAAACTGGTAGATGAACAACTAAGAGGCAAACAGGGACTCGCACAAATAAAGAACTACCCCCCTTCCTTAGGAGACACGGGTCCCTCATCCTTTCACTCTGACTTTGGAGGCATAATTCAGTGTCCCTGACACATATTcagctttttcattttctcactctACTTCATTTGCCAAAGACAAGATTTCTCACCTTAATGGTTACAGGTTCCCCGTAGTTTAGATGAATAGAATGGAACAGAACTGTTCCTCCCACAGAATCAACTATCATTTTCCTGAACTTCTTCCATGTCTAACAGGCTCTGGTCTTTTCTGAAGTGAAGGGATCAAAGCAATCTAGCCAACCAAGGGGCCCTCCGTATGGGAACAAAAGGGTCTTGGGCCCATCCCCAAGAGTAAGAAGGAAAGCTCTGTTGTGTCAGAGATAGAAACACAGCAAAGTCAACTTCCCAGGTAAGGATAAAATCAAATAGCTCAAAGAACACTGTACCTGAGAAGGTGGATCAGAGAGAGGGGACCGTTTTGGCGACTTTTTCACCCTAAATGTGTCACtggaaacaaaatggaaaatgtaaACACATGAACAGAACCTACAGATGACTCAAAGCAATATAGTAGGTTGAAGCTGCGGCCTCTGCCCAGCCATCTGCCCACCCCAACGCCAGCTCTACTGTCTACACTGACAACTCATTTGGACTTTTTAATGGGTATTATTTTTGCCCCCAAGGGAATGATCCATTAAGACGGAAGTCTTTATAAAGAGATGCCATTTTGGAGAGCTGACCCAGAAAATGAAGCTAAATTTAACttaatgttcttattttataaagaaaaattttggtAAGGAGATTAATTTTTCTGGATTCTTCCAGGAATGTCTGAACCAACTAAGGCCAGGGGAGGGGCTCTAGGCTCATGACACCAATTAACAGCATCCAATTTTCACATGGTCAAGGTGACACAGCTCTTAATGAACAGCCAAAGCAGCCCTTTGGACAAACAGAAAGTTCTGGGCCCTCAGGGAGAATTTGCAGAATCCTTCCAAGTCAGAGGAACCTGGAATTTACTGGACTCCTGTGCTCTGAATGGTTCTAAGTGGGATTCTGACCAGGGCCAGAGTGAGAtgattttttatgtcttttcctAACCATGGTTAACAGGCAAGACTTGTGACTTTTTCCTCTGccattctttctcttcatttagaTAACTGTGTGAGTGGGGgcgggtggggggaagagggcagggggaagagggcaATAGTACTGCTAGTCAAAATGGAGGCCCTCTCCATTCTGCAGACTGGCCCCTCCCCGCTGGTATGGTCCCACTCCCAGCAAAGCAAGGGTTGGTGGCGGGGGGTTGGAAGGGAATGTTCCTCACCTTAGATCCCACCACCCTCTCCTGCTTTCCATGTTAACTGAGTAGGCAGAGAAATTTGGCACCCAAGttccttccttttgttctctCAAACACTCCAACAATGGCATTtaatcataaaaaatatatataaatggttACAGCATTTATGGCACTTGCCATAAAAACAACACAATCACAGCTTAAAGCATATATTTAttcatgcatataaatatataactgaGTATTTTGGTAATAGCTTGACAATACTAAAGAAATCCCTTGGGCAGGAAAGAGCTGAGAGACTCCATGCCACCCTGGGGCAGCCAGATGCCTGGGTCCAGGCCAACTTCCCTTATGAGGGCAAGGAGAAGGTGCATGTCTTCAGAACCCTGAGTGCTACCCACAACTTCCCTCCTGGCCAGGAAGGCAGAGCAACAGAAGCACACAGGTAGTCAGCTGCACTGACCTCTGGCAGGGGGGACCCACGGATGGCTGATGAGGCATGCTGATACCCAGCCTGGACCTAAGTGACCAAGGACATGGGCCCAGGGCAGGCTGGCGATGGCTCTCAGCCATGACTCCACTGTGAGCTGACCCTGTATTTCAGGGGACTCCCATACACCTCAGTTTGGAATGGCCCAaatagttctgtttcatatgttGGCAAGAACAAGCGTTGGGAATATGCCTGGTCTTCACTGGGTGGTAGATGGGAAGCTGTGGTGCTTCTGAAGGCAATCGCCAGATAGCCCAATTTATAATGAAAGAATGGAAtgaggagttaaaaaaaaaatgcatgggtTTTAGATGAAGACATCCAATATTATTGCAAGGGAGAAAGGTTCCATTCCTGACAAGCAGGGAGCTGTTAGATAATCACGTTTTCATAGCCGAGCAGTTGTACTTATGCTAATCAGGATGAGACAGAAAAATAGCCTCTGCTACTGGGGAGCCCTGTGCCCTGTCATTCCCAGGCCCACGATAGAAATGCATCAGCAGCAGCCacagagcagaaataaaatggGTTGCAAGCAGAAACAAAAGGCAGCAAAAAAGCACATTTGGCATAAGCGACAGACTGCATTAAATTTACTTACAACAGAGAACACACAGACATCACATCTTCAACCATCCTAagacaagaagacaaagaaaaagagagacagacagaaggaaCTGACAAAACGATAAATCTGCAGACCCTGGTGACTAGCAGGTTAGGATGGGGCCACATCCACTGCAGACTTGCTTGGGGACAATGGCCCAGTGTTTTGGAAAGGCACAACTGGAGAGAAGCTTCCTCTCTAGGTTCTGACCATCCAGAGTGTTTGTGACCCCAAGTTAGGGTCTTCCAAGCCACCATACCCATCTGCACAGGATGCGGGAGATCAGCTTCCCTGACCTTTGTCAGATCTGATGATCGAGAAAGCATCCAGGAGGGATGTAACCAGGCTATCTCAAGGAAGGAGGAAGTGACGGCTACAAGGTGACTTATTCCAAAGATGGGATGACATGGCTTTGCAGTGTGGGCATTTCTAACTTCTACTCTAATCTTAAACTAAGTTTCTCACCCAAGTACTTTGCTATCTCTAGGAAAGGCCTGGTTGGAGAACTGATCTGAGTCTACCTTTTAGGCCTTCCCAGATGATGAGAGAGTGACTGAAAGCCAAAGCCTGCTACAGAACCTCTTCTCAGAAGCCTTGGCTTTTCTCAGATGTTCAATGCTTGGGGGGGGCCCAGATGGGAGGTAAATGGGTCACCCTCTCTGTCTCATTCGTGCCATGAAGACCCAGAGGGGCCAACACCATGACATATTCTGTTACAATGCTCCAGAAGACTAGTCCCCTCAGTCTTGTTAAATTATAGTTGATGCTTGCCATGACAGCAAGAAAGTCTGCAAACAGCCAACCACATGGTATGTGGTCCAGAGTTCTAAGAATGGACCAACAGCCATCCAAGTCAGAGTTGGGTCTTGGGATGAATGCTGGAGTCTTGGACACATGGTATTGAGAGTAGCTCAGCAGGTGTTTGTGGATTATTAAGTTTCCTGGCAATTAGATGGTCTGTTATCCCCTTCTAGGTTCCACTGATCTCTTATGAACTTACAGGGTCTTTGTACTCTTGTCTACAAAAGATGAgcagaaaaagggaaggagacaAAGAGTCTGTTTCTTATGGGCTGGTTGAGGTACAAGGAGCACCTCTCTCTCATGGGCCCCCTGGAACCTACTACTTACTGTGTTGGGTTCCTGGGCTAAAGTTTCATTAATGGACAGAAACAAATGCTATAAAGTTTAACAGGGTGTATAATTTATAAGATGTATATTTCTGGCTTTGCCAAACCAGGGAAATGGGTCACCAATAGGAAGGTGGCTGAGTCTCTCATGACTTCTCCCTTTCTCTAACATTTCCCTGGAGTTGAACATCAGGTCTTTGACTAAGCAAAAAACCTTAAATCACTGacattttaagacaaaaaaatcaaggcCCCTTCACTCCACAGGGGTCCATAGATGAGAACATGTCACCACTGTGGCCGCAGAGAGGAAGGGAAACACGTATCTTGCCTGTCTGGAAACAGGTGCAAACATGGCGTCATTACAGCAATAAGGTTGAAGGTGGGGCAGGTGAAGATTAGCCAGGCACGGGACCAAGGTCACAGCAATGCACACCCCCACCTCCGATCCTCACCACCTCCACCCTTAAACTTACGTCTTGAGGGGCGTCTTCTTCTTCTTGGCGGGCTTGTTCAGCCCATCCCCATCCACTCCATTGGCTTCGATGACACTGGCTGGGATCTCAAAAGAGGCTGGGGATTTAGAAGGTGAGCTGGGGGTCTTAGAGGACGTCTTAAAGGGGTCAAGGGAATCATCACAGGCATCTGGGTCAAAGTTGTATGATTGCTGGGGCAGTTTGGGAGACTCCTGCATTTTTGAGGTGGAAGAAAAGGGGTTAAAATTGGGGTCGTCCCACTTATCAATATCAAAGGTGTAGGTACCTTTAGCAATAGGGATGTCATTGGGTTCAGCAGGGGATCTGGTAGGCGAGGCAGGGGCGTTGTCAAGTTTCTCGGGTGTCTTTTTCATCTTTGGCCTCCTTAGGGGCATTTTGGCAACTGGCTTCTTGCCTATCTTTTTGGTAGGAGGGGGGTTTTCTTGCTGATTGTCCCAACCACTCTTATCCTCAGAATAGTCGAACTCCAGCCTCACCGACAGCCCTTTGGCTGGGGAATCCTCCTGTCCCCCACTATCCAATGGGGTCACCTCCACAGCCTCGGGGGCCGTGGTAAGAGGCACTGTTTTCCTCCCAATGGGGGGTGAGTTCTGCACTCTGGCACCTCCGGAAACTGGAGGCCCAATGTCCTCTGCAGCCTCCAGGTCCAGAGAACAGGCAGCTTTGGGCACAGCAATGGGCTCCAAGGGTGTCTCCTCCAACAAGGTGGACCCAGAACCCTCCGCTGTGGCCAACTCCGTCTTTGTCTCAGAGGCCAGGTGCTCTTCGCTGGGGACTGGACTCTCCTCGGCTGGCTCTTGCTGGGTCTCCTTCACTGGGGGGGTTTCTGAGGGTTTTTTGctggtctgtttcttttttaaggaaGGTGGCCGTGGTTTTTTAGTTCTCTTAAGGGTACTGGATGCACTGCTGGACCCCGTGCTGCATGCATCAGGGGCGAGGGCCACGGCCTCGGGACTGCCGGGGCAGGAAACACCATCAAAGTCACTGGCTTGCAGGCTGAGCGATCGGGACAGTGTAGACTTGGAGGGTGGCACAGACTCCGTGGACTTCCTCCGCGTGCTCACCTTACACTCCTGACCCTTATTACAGTCTAAGGAGCGGGGCTCCAAGCTTTGCAAATTATCCACCAGCTCAATGTTGTCAAAATCTAGGTTGTAAGTCCCGCTGCTGGCTATCGGCTTGTCTTCATCAAAGACGGCAGAGGTGGAGTGGGAAGGTCGGAAAGGACTTCCTTCCACTGAGTCACTGCGTGGGCCATCGGGGACGGCAACCGTCTCAGAACTGCATCCTAAGGAAATGGAGACAAAGCTGTCACTTGAGGACACAGGACATTTGGGAGCATTTCTCATCTTGTGCCAGACCCTCACCCTCCAAAGCAGAGACTGACAAACTCCAGTCCCCAGGCCCAACGATGGGCGCCTTGCTTGATACAGATCCTAGCTCCCTCCTTGACTACCTGCAGATTCTGGTatttacctcagtttcctcatctgtaaaatgggagccaTGAGAGCTGCTGAAGGAAGAACTCAGATTACTCATTCAAAACACAAGTCCGAAGTGCCTGGTCTGAACCAGGCACCATGCAGGGGTTCAACAATGAGATGGACAAAGAAGACATACTTCTTACCTTCCCCAAAACCACGTTCCTCCAGAAGAAGACAAACGATAAAAGGGACATAACGGTGAGATGATGATGTACATGAAGGAGAAAAACAGCCAGGACAGGAGAGCTGGATAAGAGCTCTCCTGAGATTTAGATAAGCAAGTTAGAACCGCATCTATTTGTTATCAgagattcaaatttaactgggtgcCCTGCATTTTTACTTGCTAAATATGGCACCTTGTCCCTCATTCCAACAAACAGGGTCTGGAAGCTGCTCACTTAGACCCAAAGTACTCTCTTACTTCAGATTTCCTGATCCATCCATGCTCCCTCCTGTGGTCCAACAGGTGGGGAGTGCCTTGCATGGTACTTCCCAGTTGTGGCTCACAAGCAAGCCTTGCTCTTAGAGCCTCAGTTGATGAAGTGGGAGATCACAATCCAAAGAAACTTCTAGACTCTTGAGTTTAAGAACTGGTCTTATTTACCCTTGTTTCCTCCTTGATTGGTCATACTTTCATGGGCTCAATACATGCCTCTTGGGATTCAGAGCACCTTCTGGAAGCACATCTGTGAGCCTGGTTTCAGGCATTTCCCTCTCTTCTTGCCCAAAGCCATCCCAGGTCCCAGGAGGAGCATCTGTCCTAAATATGGAGCACCTGACCAGACCTCTGGACTCAGCACCTCCCTCTAAACGATTTCTCCACCACTATCCAAACACTCCGCTGCCTTCTCAACTCAAACGAACAGGTGCCCCTGCTTCTTCTTTCTGAGATCAGCTCCTGGGTACCTCGTATGCTCAAGCACCTCTTCCTTCCCTCAGCAGCAACCTGGTCTTCATGTCCTGTAGTCACCCCTGGACACATGGTACAGAGGGCAGAGGACCTGGAATGCTGGGGAGGACCAGGTGCTCTCAAGTGGGCTGTGAAGAGGGGAGAAGGGGCCACCAGCATTCCGTCACTTCCAAAGCAAGGCCCACCATGCCAATCTCCCCTCTCGCAAGCTGCCACAAGAGCCTCAGAGGCCTTCAAATGTCAGTGGTTTTCCCTGAATCACCAACAATCAGCAGATATTCAGCTCAACCATCTGCTCACTGATTTCCCCAGAAGATCTTCCTGCCTACTTAACATAGCTTTCCTGTTTAGACTTGGCATTTCCTAACCAAATCATGGGCCGGCCTGTTCATTGTGGAATGCTTTACAGCATCCTCAGCCTTGACCCTGCAGTAGCACCTCCCACCCCAGTTGTGACAATCAAAAGTGACTCTAGATATTGCCGCACATGCCCTGGGGTCAGGTGGGGACTGCCCCTGGTTGTGAGCCGCTATCTCATGGGCGGTTAGCAGAGCAGGTTGCACCCCAAGACCCATCACAGTGCTGGGAGGGCCCTGCGATGGGAAAGGTCACGGCCACGTGCAGGCTCAGGTTTCTAAAGCAAGAACGCTCCACCTGGGTTCCCAGTGAATTTCTAAATGTCCACATGTCTCTTCAGAAAGactattcattccacaaataatCCGGGGTTCCTCCTATATGTCAGCCACTGTGGAGTAGGCCATGCGCATTCTGGTGTCTCTTCTTACAGGAACACCACTTGGACTGGATTAGGGCCCAACCTCTGATACCATTAAACCGTAATTACCTCCCTTCAAGGCCCTATTTCCAGCTACAGCTGGGGGTTAGGGTTTCAACATGTGGGTTTGAGGGGGacacattcagtccataacaccAGTGCTGGTCAATATCACCCCAAGTTAAGGAAAGAACAGATGTGTTTAGAAAGAGAGGGAATTCCGAGGAAAGGGAGAGTTCATTGACAACTGCTATCACCCCACCTTCTCCAAAGGCCACATATCTTACTCGTGCTGGACTCTGTCTCAGGGGACCCCCCCCCAACACTGGCCTGATGcttctccccttcttcccccGAAGAGCTCACTCTGTGGAGGTGTGTCCTGGCCCAGAGGAGCAACAGTGAGCCCTTGGTGCCCTGGCACAATCAGACTCTTTACTGACCAATAAATCAAAGGAAAGTGGTCTTACACATGGGAGCATCACTGGACATCTTCCAGTTATATGAATAATCATCTTCGGCAAACAATGCTCACTCTGGGAAAAGGCCTCTTTTTTAAGGAGGCTGTAAATTGAGCACTGCTTAATCCTCTCAGTAGATGTGGGCTATGCAGAGCAAGACCGTGATGAATTCAACATTTCTTAAACTTGTCTAGCCTAAGACACACCTGGGACACGCATCAAAATTCCAGACTTCCCATCtgtccactcatccatccatttttctgagaAGCAGATCAGCAAGACTGGAGCTCAGGATCCCCATTTTTACAGGGGTTCAAGTGAATGTTCCAATCAGGGAAGCCTGGGACTAGGCTGGCTCACTGTACCTGCTTCCCTTCTGGGCCTAACTCCAGAGGACAATGCTCCAGAGGACTCCTACTTGAGTAGGAGAAATGAGTAGGAGCTGAGGGCAAGCTTGGATAGGTCTCGAGGCCAACTCTGACTTCCCCTAGGGGTCTGCTTCGGGGAACAAGGCATCAGAGCTGATTGGGAAGGGGCCATCCTCCAGTGCTTGCCCTTTTGGATAGGATCCAAAATGCAGAGCTACAGAGCTCAAGAAACTAGACCCAAAACTGGCCCACAAGAGCAGCAGGTGGCCCTGCCAAGGCACCTTCTCTCCTTAGACAAGTGGTTGTTCATTCTCTTCTGGAGACCCTGCTGAGTCCCAAGAACCACCCCCTGAGGTATCTGTGCTCCACTGCTTCTGGGTTTTGGTCTGTTCCCAAACCTCTATTCCATTCCCAGAGGCTCAGGAGGAATGGAGGCATTGTGACTAATAGCAACCACTGACCACGACACTTTCCACCAGAGTCCACTTAGTGAGCAGCTAAGAGACAGGCCTTTAGTTAGAATGGGGAGACCCTCGGGGGAGGCAAAACTGGTATCAGCCATGGGCATCCAGAGAAACTGCTGGGGAGGCAGCCTCACTGTAGGTGGTCACAGAGCCAGGACCTGAGCAGCCCTGTCTGGGTCCCACATACAAAGAACCTGAAATATCTCTACCATGTATCAGCTGGGTGCTCTTGCCAAAATTCTTCAGCCTTGCTGTGCCTCATTGTCCAGTCcccagcacccccacccccacatgtTACTATTGTCCCATTACTATTTGATAATCGAGTGTTCTCAGTAACAGTATCACACTTATCCCAGGGGTTAATGGACTGTGCCACCTGCCTGGGATCTGGGGGAGGCCTGGGCATCCCAGGTACACTCACGGCTCACTGAGCTGGCAGATATCTCTGTGTGGGTGTGAACAAGGAGTGTACAGAGACCCTCTAGTGGGATCATTAGGGAAGTAAACGTGTATCCACAGAGGTCAGCACCCTGCCAGGTTATTGGAATCCCCACCTAAAAGTCCCAGGGCAGTGTGAACATGGCCAAGGTAAACAGGTGTAGTCACCATCATCTCCTGCCTCTTCACCTGCCTACAGCCCCTGACTTTCCCATTATCTCAGGTGAATGGGGCTTTGGATCTGGTACCCAAGGGCCCCATTTGCCCCTGGCTCAACAGTCCAAGTCCTAGGGTACAGAGTTGACCTCTGCCTGGGCAGTGTCCACCTCCAGCTGAGACTAATGTGCCCCACCCGGCACTTCTTACACACAGGGTCCTTATGCTTGGGTGTACCTCAGGATTCCCAGTAGCCTCACCTGCTCCTAAGACCTGAATACATACAACACATGGTGAAGGGCGGCAGCCAGCCAAGGAGGGCCTGACTGCTTGTGACAGCCAGACTTGGGTCTGAAAAGCTCTAATTCTCAACTCACTGTACGCTATGGCCTGAATATCTGTGTCCCCCTAAAATTTCTATGTTGAAACCCTCATGCCCAAGGTGGGACCTCTGGGAGATGATTAGATTAGGGCCTTAGTCCTcaggaatgggattagtgccctcaCAAAAGAGACCAAGGAGAACCCGTTTGTCCCTTCCACCACATGGGGACACAGAAAGAAGGTGCTGTCTATGACCCTTGAATCAGACCCTTACTAAACTCCAAATCAGCAGGTGCCTCGATCTTgaacttctagcttccagaacaaGAGCAATAAGTTTCCCTTGTTTGTTAACTACTCACTCGATGGGATTTTGTTATAGCCACCAGAATAGACTAAGACAATGTGCGATCCTTGGAAGTTATCTGATCTCTCTGTGACTCAGCTACAAATTGGGTATTCTTATGAGGATGAAGTAAGAAAGCCACATGGGCACACTAAGTGCTGGGATATGGCAGCCACTGGCTCCCAAATCTTGCCCAGGTGGTGACGCCTACTCCTGTTTTCCTGCCCAAGGTTGGGAAGGGCCCTCACTCAGTGGGCCCTCACTCTGGGATGAGCTGCCTAACACCAGACTTCCTGTCTCTATGGCAAACACCCATACATGACTTCCTCAGAGGAGATGAAAGCAAGTGCCACCAGTGTCTACGGAAACACAGACACTGTGATGTGCCCAGTGATGGTGGAAGCCACTAGGTGGCCAGGTCAGGCACTGAACACCTTTCCCAGTCAGCATGAGAGCAGCAGTGCACAGTTGAGGCCCAGTGCCACCACTTTCTGGGAAGAGAAGGTGCAGACACACACAGTACTTACTGGGGGGGCCCCAGTTGCTTCCAAGGCATCAATAGGGCCTTTCCCAGGCTTAGCAGTGCCCTGGCAA
The sequence above is a segment of the Castor canadensis chromosome 7, mCasCan1.hap1v2, whole genome shotgun sequence genome. Coding sequences within it:
- the Tacc2 gene encoding transforming acidic coiled-coil-containing protein 2 isoform X6; amino-acid sequence: MGGSQSLQLAPASDLNQEVSEAMSSDSEEAFETPESTTPVKAPPAPPPPPPDVIPEPEVIAPPVPEEPGCSSETVAVPDGPRSDSVEGSPFRPSHSTSAVFDEDKPIASSGTYNLDFDNIELVDNLQSLEPRSLDCNKGQECKVSTRRKSTESVPPSKSTLSRSLSLQASDFDGVSCPGSPEAVALAPDACSTGSSSASSTLKRTKKPRPPSLKKKQTSKKPSETPPVKETQQEPAEESPVPSEEHLASETKTELATAEGSGSTLLEETPLEPIAVPKAACSLDLEAAEDIGPPVSGGARVQNSPPIGRKTVPLTTAPEAVEVTPLDSGGQEDSPAKGLSVRLEFDYSEDKSGWDNQQENPPPTKKIGKKPVAKMPLRRPKMKKTPEKLDNAPASPTRSPAEPNDIPIAKGTYTFDIDKWDDPNFNPFSSTSKMQESPKLPQQSYNFDPDACDDSLDPFKTSSKTPSSPSKSPASFEIPASVIEANGVDGDGLNKPAKKKKTPLKTDTFRVKKSPKRSPLSDPPSQDPTPASTPEAPPVIATVVHATDEEKLAVTNQKWTCMTVDLEADKQDFPQPSDLSTFVNETKFNSPTEELDYRSSYEIEYMEKIGSSLPQDDDAPKKQALYLMFDASQESPIKSPPVRMSDSPTPCSGSSFEEMEALVNAAAKIQHPVARGLASNQEPHLQVPEKSSQKELEAMALGTPSEAIEITAPEAAFASADALLSRLAHPASLCGALDYLEPDLAEKNPPVFAQKLQEELELAIMRIEALKLARQIALASRSRQDTKREAAHTPDVSISKTALYSRIGTTEVEKPTGLLFQQSDLDSALQVARAEVISKEREVSEWKDKYEESRREVMEMRKIVAEYEKTIAQMIEDEQREKSVSHQTVQQLVLEKEQALADLNSVEKSLADLFRRYEKMKEVLEGFRKNEEVLKKCAQEYLSRVKKEEQRYQALKVHAEEKLDRANAEIAQVRGKAQQEQAAYQASLRKEQLRVDALERTLEQKNKEIEELTKICDELIAKMGKS
- the Tacc2 gene encoding transforming acidic coiled-coil-containing protein 2 isoform X7, producing the protein MGGSQSLQLAPASDLNQEVSEAMSSDSEEAFETPESTTPVKAPPAPPPPPPDVIPEPEVIAPPVPEEPGCSSETVAVPDGPRSDSVEGSPFRPSHSTSAVFDEDKPIASSGTYNLDFDNIELVDNLQSLEPRSLDCNKGQECKVSTRRKSTESVPPSKSTLSRSLSLQASDFDGVSCPGSPEAVALAPDACSTGSSSASSTLKRTKKPRPPSLKKKQTSKKPSETPPVKETQQEPAEESPVPSEEHLASETKTELATAEGSGSTLLEETPLEPIAVPKAACSLDLEAAEDIGPPVSGGARVQNSPPIGRKTVPLTTAPEAVEVTPLDSGGQEDSPAKGLSVRLEFDYSEDKSGWDNQQENPPPTKKIGKKPVAKMPLRRPKMKKTPEKLDNAPASPTRSPAEPNDIPIAKGTYTFDIDKWDDPNFNPFSSTSKMQESPKLPQQSYNFDPDACDDSLDPFKTSSKTPSSPSKSPASFEIPASVIEANGVDGDGLNKPAKKKKTPLKTDTFRVKKSPKRSPLSDPPSQDPTPASTPEAPPVIATVVHATDEEKLAVTNQKWTCMTVDLEADKQDFPQPSDLSTFVNETKFNSPTEELDYRSSYEIEYMEKIGSSLPQDDDAPKKQALYLMFDASQESPIKSPPVRMSDSPTPCSGSSFEEMEALVNAAAKIQHPVARGLASNQEPHLQVPEKSSQKELEAMALGTPSEAIEIREAAHTPDVSISKTALYSRIGTTEVEKPTGLLFQQSDLDSALQVARAEVISKEREVSEWKDKYEESRREVMEMRKIVAEYEKTIAQMIEDEQREKSVSHQTVQQLVLEKEQALADLNSVEKSLADLFRRYEKMKEVLEGFRKNEEVLKKCAQEYLSRVKKEEQRYQALKVHAEEKLDRANAEIAQVRGKAQQEQAAYQASLRKEQLRVDALERTLEQKNKEIEELTKICDELIAKMGKS